In a genomic window of Pelotomaculum thermopropionicum SI:
- the ExbD gene encoding biopolymer transport protein gives MGEAEKKPMTRREFEEQIIKKAQSDKEFKQDLVNNPKEALGKLGVRIPEEVEVKVVEESPRVFYLVLPVNPDELTDSQLDGVAGGICFIAGEIDGKGACGIDTGHGSLCFMKGWE, from the coding sequence ATGGGTGAAGCGGAAAAAAAACCGATGACCCGCCGGGAATTTGAGGAACAAATTATAAAGAAGGCGCAATCAGATAAAGAGTTTAAGCAGGATCTGGTCAACAACCCCAAAGAGGCTTTGGGTAAATTAGGCGTCCGGATCCCGGAAGAGGTCGAGGTCAAGGTCGTGGAGGAATCTCCCCGGGTATTCTATCTGGTGCTGCCGGTCAACCCCGACGAGTTGACGGACAGCCAGTTGGACGGCGTTGCCGGAGGGATTTGTTTTATTGCTGGGGAAATTGATGGTAAAGGTGCTTGTGGGATTGATACAGGTCATGGATCGCTTTGCTTTATGAAGGGCTGGGAATAG
- the XerC gene encoding integrase, with amino-acid sequence MSTVYRSVPTLAKLQEIEETLSGYWEKDRWVITDPIFDEFRPERWTLTNKTIDFSRLQPGIKGEVKFFFVHRLQEHTLRLKTAVVYGVCFARLAEFLERAYPRIKSFTDLEIEKAMIRWRSYLIEQGFKINKDSRLSSNEYETLLQQVYQFMVNFYDEREEFEKNVWDVRKIPGAKYTQNKALYLLSFEGIPLPFRPLAKRYLKVRVGIRSYTQCATDLMALRLFLCFIHKQYPHWKDLKSLSRKDIENYLAWYRSYTEGWRKQHYEYLVSLRSFLDYIQRAGYPEAPEKPHFLLLFKEDFPRLAKRSEEDIKFIPEGVLRQLEENLDQLTPPEYIPVVVLLRATGWRISDILNLRYDNCLDRTAQGWWLCGDILKTQVLNHRVPITDEVATVVQAVVDEIKEKSTPENNPHKLLFVRLEGKRRGRPPMGLLIQQALIRLAQKCNIVDDQGRVFHFGNHAFRHTKGVELINNGMNILHVQKWMAHASPEMTLRYAKILDTTMRKSWEEATKNGLFRIDPTGKPVRIDPSEIENEDLIEWEYIRHNLDAVRTPLGYCLKPHKVECKHQLNPCLTCRNLCTTPDFIPQFEAEIREVKAVIERGKAQGRTIWVEKNETLLERYEAILTVLKEGHTHHLAGKKGREYVGEERLNVRQTPA; translated from the coding sequence GTGAGTACGGTTTACCGGTCGGTCCCGACGCTAGCAAAATTACAAGAGATCGAGGAAACCTTGTCAGGCTACTGGGAAAAGGACAGGTGGGTAATTACTGACCCCATCTTTGACGAGTTTCGGCCTGAAAGGTGGACTTTAACCAACAAAACTATTGACTTTTCCCGCCTACAACCAGGTATTAAGGGAGAGGTCAAGTTTTTCTTTGTTCACCGCCTCCAGGAACACACCTTGCGATTAAAAACGGCGGTCGTTTACGGAGTTTGCTTTGCCCGCCTGGCTGAATTTCTAGAACGGGCTTATCCCAGGATTAAAAGTTTTACGGACTTGGAAATAGAAAAGGCCATGATTAGGTGGCGTTCTTACCTAATTGAGCAGGGGTTTAAGATTAATAAAGATAGCCGCTTGTCCAGTAATGAATACGAAACTCTGTTACAGCAGGTATATCAGTTTATGGTCAACTTCTACGACGAGCGGGAGGAGTTTGAAAAGAACGTCTGGGATGTGCGGAAAATACCAGGAGCGAAATATACCCAAAACAAAGCTCTTTACCTGCTTTCCTTTGAGGGCATTCCCCTTCCCTTCCGGCCCCTGGCTAAAAGATACCTGAAGGTACGGGTAGGCATTCGGTCATATACCCAATGTGCAACAGACTTGATGGCTCTGCGTTTGTTTCTGTGTTTCATTCACAAGCAATATCCTCACTGGAAAGACCTTAAGAGTTTATCTCGTAAGGATATAGAGAATTACCTGGCATGGTACCGGTCGTACACAGAAGGTTGGCGAAAACAGCATTATGAATATTTAGTCAGCCTGCGGAGCTTTTTAGATTACATACAGCGGGCCGGGTACCCGGAGGCGCCGGAAAAGCCTCATTTTTTGCTGTTGTTCAAGGAAGATTTCCCTAGGCTGGCTAAGCGGTCGGAAGAAGATATTAAATTTATCCCTGAAGGGGTTCTAAGGCAACTGGAAGAAAATCTGGATCAGCTTACGCCCCCGGAGTACATCCCTGTAGTCGTTCTTCTTCGTGCTACGGGCTGGCGCATCTCCGACATCCTGAACCTTCGTTACGATAACTGCCTGGACCGTACTGCCCAAGGGTGGTGGCTCTGCGGGGATATTCTGAAAACGCAGGTGCTGAACCACCGCGTTCCCATTACCGACGAGGTGGCTACAGTGGTTCAGGCAGTAGTTGATGAGATCAAAGAAAAAAGCACGCCGGAAAACAACCCTCATAAATTGCTGTTCGTGCGACTGGAAGGAAAACGCAGGGGCCGCCCACCAATGGGGTTGCTCATTCAACAGGCTCTCATTCGCTTGGCCCAAAAATGCAACATCGTAGACGATCAGGGCCGGGTATTTCATTTTGGTAACCATGCTTTCCGCCACACTAAAGGCGTGGAGTTAATTAACAACGGGATGAACATTCTTCACGTCCAAAAGTGGATGGCCCACGCTTCCCCGGAAATGACCCTGCGTTACGCAAAGATCCTGGACACCACCATGCGGAAGTCCTGGGAAGAGGCCACGAAAAACGGCCTTTTCCGGATTGACCCTACAGGGAAGCCCGTAAGGATCGACCCTTCCGAAATCGAGAACGAAGATTTAATTGAGTGGGAGTATATCCGCCACAACCTGGATGCGGTGAGGACGCCCTTAGGGTACTGCCTTAAGCCCCACAAGGTGGAGTGCAAGCACCAGTTAAACCCCTGCCTGACCTGCCGCAATTTATGCACCACCCCTGATTTTATCCCGCAGTTCGAGGCGGAAATCAGGGAGGTAAAGGCTGTCATCGAGCGCGGCAAGGCCCAGGGCCGGACCATCTGGGTGGAGAAAAACGAGACCCTTCTGGAGCGTTACGAAGCGATTCTGACTGTTCTAAAGGAAGGCCATACCCATCACCTGGCAGGGAAAAAAGGGCGAGAGTACGTGGGGGAGGAACGTTTAAATGTCCGGCAAACACCAGCGTAA
- the AslB gene encoding arylsulfatase regulator (Fe-S oxidoreductase) encodes MKASNYNFIWPAGDTRKVMIFNSLTTSLAEAEKTHLYLLDLPRFEYNALPDDAKQFVDELKQGGFVLDDTVDELKILKFAYNSNKYNRLGLGLTIAPTLRCNFACTYCYEQAGESRARRDGQNAFMPERVQQELLRYIDQAAKAVKSLFIIWYGGEPLLAGDIIFGLSEKIIAIAEANKIAYSAVMITNGYLLTEDPDIVQKLKESRIKLFQITLDGPPGVHNRRRMLKGVNRPTFDRVLDGVRLLAANEMQVSLRVNIDRTNMDEALKLLDILEENNLKDIHVYLGHVHADTAGCKSLEGSCATMEEFTVLNQTFRETLRQRGFKAGQKPHYPRIAYSCGANRINSFVIDPDGDMYKCWHEIGDKPARIGNITGFRQRGKGERMREIRWLTWEPFEFEECVQCKILPVCMGGCSGRTIFNSKAKPDCREWKYSLEHYVRERFKREKAIKAAGENPKAVTVCED; translated from the coding sequence ATGAAAGCTTCAAACTACAACTTTATCTGGCCCGCCGGGGATACGCGGAAGGTTATGATCTTCAACAGTCTGACCACTTCCCTGGCCGAGGCGGAGAAAACACATCTGTATTTGCTCGACCTCCCCCGGTTTGAATACAATGCCTTGCCGGATGACGCCAAGCAGTTTGTCGACGAACTGAAGCAGGGGGGCTTCGTGCTGGACGACACGGTTGACGAGCTGAAAATACTGAAGTTCGCCTATAACAGCAATAAATACAACCGGCTGGGGCTGGGGCTCACCATCGCCCCCACCCTGCGCTGCAACTTCGCCTGCACCTATTGCTATGAACAGGCGGGGGAAAGCCGGGCCCGGCGGGACGGGCAAAACGCCTTCATGCCAGAAAGAGTCCAGCAGGAATTGCTGAGGTACATCGATCAGGCGGCAAAAGCGGTAAAAAGCCTTTTCATCATCTGGTACGGCGGCGAGCCGCTGTTGGCCGGGGACATCATCTTCGGCCTGTCGGAAAAGATAATCGCCATCGCCGAAGCAAACAAGATCGCTTACTCCGCCGTTATGATCACCAACGGCTACCTGCTTACTGAAGACCCGGACATAGTGCAAAAGCTGAAAGAAAGCCGGATCAAGTTATTTCAGATCACCCTCGACGGACCTCCCGGGGTGCACAACCGCCGCCGGATGCTCAAAGGCGTGAACCGCCCCACCTTCGACCGGGTCCTGGATGGCGTCAGGCTGCTGGCGGCCAATGAAATGCAGGTCAGCCTGCGCGTCAACATCGACCGTACCAACATGGACGAAGCGTTAAAGCTCCTGGACATACTGGAGGAGAACAATCTAAAGGATATCCACGTCTACCTGGGCCACGTCCATGCCGACACGGCGGGCTGCAAGTCACTGGAAGGCTCCTGCGCCACCATGGAAGAGTTCACCGTGCTGAACCAGACCTTCCGTGAAACCTTGAGGCAGAGAGGCTTCAAGGCGGGCCAAAAGCCCCACTATCCCAGAATCGCCTACTCCTGCGGGGCCAACCGGATAAACTCCTTTGTCATCGACCCCGATGGCGACATGTACAAATGCTGGCACGAAATCGGCGACAAGCCGGCCCGCATCGGCAATATCACCGGTTTCAGGCAGCGCGGCAAGGGTGAGCGGATGCGCGAAATCCGCTGGCTGACCTGGGAGCCTTTCGAATTTGAAGAATGCGTGCAATGCAAGATACTGCCCGTCTGCATGGGCGGCTGTTCCGGCCGGACAATATTTAACAGCAAAGCCAAACCTGATTGCCGGGAATGGAAATACAGCCTGGAACACTATGTCCGGGAAAGGTTTAAGCGCGAGAAGGCAATTAAGGCGGCGGGCGAAAATCCAAAAGCTGTAACAGTTTGCGAGGATTAA
- the LivK gene encoding ABC-type branched-chain amino acid transport systems, periplasmic component, producing MKIQHKYLLIFIMLLTVLILPGCETGATQKEVSKQPGHGVEDTVKIGFLGNKSGYGGSECLKGIRMAVDDINRTGGLLGKKVELMEGDHGGNSSETVRVTQSLVDRKAAVIIGDNTTGITKLAATVCQDNNVVLISPTASGSGVVEMGEYIFRIALLDSVAVPAVVRYLADTLEWKKVALVKNIGRSYTEGLAAIFKPALVRSGIEIVNEQKIRKNDTDFSAQVAALKQSSFDGLVFPGNNVEAYLFIKEMRKQGLRQAVVGGDGMYTRELIENGGIDVEGTLTYAGFAVDPESASPETMEFVEKYRAVNNNLTPDVFAAQAYDAVNLAADAIRAAGSAEPAKFKEKLARTKNWRGVSGTTTFDRDREPVKSPLYLMEVKEGRFVIKAVIPAGLDSRHPPGS from the coding sequence GTGAAAATACAACACAAATATTTGTTGATATTTATAATGCTGCTAACCGTGTTAATCCTGCCGGGGTGCGAAACCGGCGCTACTCAAAAGGAAGTGAGCAAACAGCCGGGACATGGGGTGGAAGATACCGTAAAAATTGGTTTTCTGGGGAACAAGAGCGGTTACGGGGGCAGCGAGTGTCTGAAAGGCATCCGGATGGCCGTTGATGACATTAACAGGACCGGGGGCCTGCTTGGTAAAAAGGTGGAACTGATGGAAGGGGACCACGGCGGCAACTCTTCCGAAACCGTCAGGGTCACCCAAAGCCTGGTGGACCGGAAAGCGGCGGTGATAATCGGGGACAACACCACCGGCATCACCAAGCTTGCGGCCACCGTCTGCCAGGACAATAACGTGGTGCTCATCTCCCCCACCGCTTCAGGCAGCGGTGTGGTGGAAATGGGCGAGTATATATTCCGGATCGCCCTGCTGGATTCCGTGGCGGTCCCCGCCGTTGTCAGGTACCTGGCGGACACCCTCGAATGGAAAAAGGTCGCCCTGGTAAAAAACATCGGGCGCAGCTATACCGAGGGGCTTGCCGCCATTTTCAAGCCGGCCCTGGTCCGCAGCGGGATTGAGATTGTAAATGAGCAAAAGATCAGAAAAAACGACACCGATTTCAGCGCCCAGGTCGCCGCCCTCAAGCAAAGCTCCTTTGACGGGCTGGTCTTTCCCGGCAATAATGTGGAGGCCTACCTGTTCATAAAGGAAATGCGCAAACAGGGATTACGGCAGGCGGTTGTTGGCGGTGACGGGATGTACACCAGGGAATTGATCGAAAACGGCGGGATAGATGTGGAAGGCACCCTGACCTATGCCGGATTTGCGGTGGACCCGGAAAGCGCAAGCCCCGAGACAATGGAATTTGTCGAAAAATACAGGGCTGTTAACAACAACCTGACACCCGATGTTTTTGCGGCCCAGGCGTACGACGCCGTAAATCTGGCGGCAGACGCGATCAGGGCGGCGGGAAGCGCCGAACCGGCGAAATTCAAGGAGAAACTTGCCCGGACAAAGAACTGGCGGGGCGTTTCCGGGACCACCACCTTCGACCGGGACCGCGAACCGGTCAAAAGCCCGCTCTATTTGATGGAAGTGAAAGAAGGACGTTTTGTGATCAAGGCGGTCATTCCGGCCGGTTTGGATTCCCGACATCCTCCGGGGAGCTAA
- the RpoE gene encoding DNA-directed RNA polymerase specialized sigma, whose amino-acid sequence MVEGVNIDFLNIVIEAFLLEMPSRLESLRSALDRGDTAVVRDQAQSMKSSGAFIGIARFTGLCRKLGALALTGDTAGAAGLVSEIEAEYARVEQGLRRRLAGEIACRQSLGVWFMDTNEILADEAELAVRAATEPVAFASIYDHYLPRVYKYMRYRVGDMSEAEDLTSLVFERVLTKSEIIARSGGLLPAGSLPSPTTPSSITCAPGSAKG is encoded by the coding sequence TTGGTTGAGGGTGTGAACATTGATTTCCTTAATATTGTCATCGAAGCCTTTCTGCTTGAAATGCCTTCCAGGCTGGAATCCCTGCGGTCCGCCCTGGACAGGGGGGACACCGCCGTCGTGCGGGATCAGGCCCAGAGTATGAAGTCGAGCGGCGCTTTTATCGGCATCGCCCGCTTCACCGGCCTGTGCCGGAAGTTGGGAGCGCTGGCTTTAACCGGCGACACCGCCGGGGCTGCCGGACTTGTTTCAGAAATTGAAGCGGAGTACGCCCGGGTCGAGCAGGGCCTGCGGCGGCGGCTGGCCGGTGAAATCGCCTGCCGGCAATCCTTGGGAGTGTGGTTTATGGATACAAATGAAATATTGGCGGATGAAGCTGAATTGGCTGTCCGCGCCGCAACCGAGCCGGTTGCCTTTGCCTCGATTTACGATCACTATTTGCCGCGGGTGTATAAATATATGCGCTACCGCGTCGGCGACATGAGCGAGGCGGAAGACCTCACCAGCCTGGTCTTTGAGCGGGTGCTGACCAAATCGGAAATTATCGCCCGGAGCGGGGGCCTTTTGCCGGCTGGCTCTTTGCCATCGCCCACAACACCGTCGTCGATTACCTGCGCTCCCGGAAGCGCCAAAGGATGA
- the XerC gene encoding integrase, which yields MRVETIRTSDGKIRYMLVDSDSEPVLPVMRFIKFKDNSGAARNSLRSYCQHLKLFFEFIEQEGLDYRKISIDDMAAFMRWLQNPYGNLKVIPVTPVTSPRGPATVNTVISTVLNFYDYLMRHEDYSVQLSERLKKTIPGSRRGFKDFLYHVNKDKEYPAKILKVKVRRSRPKTISKEQVGKLIDACSNLRNKFLIQLLWESSIRIGEALALWLEDFEPDGQKIHIRDRGELPNLAEIKTICSPRTVDVSPDLINLFFDYVAEFHTDEVDTNHVFIKLSGENRYQPMEYQDVASLFRRLKAKTGIGVSPHILRHSSLTELRRAGWKPEHLRKRAGHAHVQTTTQIYLHPSDEDMRKDWEKAEEKMRLKRQQKEGSEQ from the coding sequence ATGAGGGTGGAAACGATTAGAACTTCCGATGGAAAAATCCGATATATGCTGGTTGACTCAGACAGTGAACCCGTCCTTCCCGTCATGCGGTTCATCAAGTTCAAGGATAACAGCGGAGCCGCACGGAACAGCCTCCGTTCCTACTGCCAGCACCTGAAACTTTTTTTCGAGTTCATTGAGCAGGAGGGGCTGGATTATCGTAAAATCAGCATCGACGACATGGCTGCTTTCATGCGCTGGCTTCAGAACCCCTACGGGAACCTGAAAGTAATCCCAGTGACGCCCGTAACGTCCCCCCGCGGACCGGCCACCGTGAACACCGTCATCTCCACGGTCCTCAATTTCTACGACTACCTCATGCGCCATGAGGACTATAGCGTCCAGCTCTCCGAAAGGCTTAAAAAGACCATCCCCGGGAGCAGGAGGGGCTTTAAAGACTTTCTCTACCACGTCAACAAGGACAAGGAGTACCCGGCCAAGATTTTAAAGGTCAAGGTCCGCCGTTCCCGGCCCAAGACCATTTCTAAAGAGCAGGTGGGCAAGTTGATTGACGCCTGCTCAAACTTAAGGAATAAGTTTTTAATCCAGCTTTTATGGGAAAGCTCCATTCGTATCGGCGAGGCCCTGGCCCTGTGGCTGGAGGACTTTGAGCCCGACGGGCAAAAGATCCACATCCGGGACAGGGGGGAACTTCCCAACCTCGCCGAAATTAAAACTATCTGCAGCCCCCGGACGGTGGACGTTTCCCCGGATTTAATCAACCTGTTTTTCGACTATGTGGCTGAATTCCACACGGACGAAGTGGACACAAACCACGTTTTTATTAAACTGTCCGGTGAAAATAGGTATCAACCCATGGAATACCAGGACGTCGCCTCTCTTTTCCGCAGGCTGAAGGCCAAAACGGGAATTGGCGTCAGCCCCCACATCCTCCGGCACAGCTCCTTAACCGAACTGCGCCGGGCCGGCTGGAAGCCGGAACACTTGCGAAAACGGGCCGGACATGCCCATGTCCAGACCACCACGCAAATTTACTTGCACCCGAGCGATGAAGACATGCGCAAGGACTGGGAGAAGGCAGAGGAAAAAATGCGCCTTAAACGGCAGCAAAAGGAGGGCTCTGAACAGTGA
- the CitT gene encoding di- and tricarboxylate transporters, whose amino-acid sequence MESEIMEITGRLQTIPPFSTCPPRLLARLIPSVTLKELKEGEYLFRSGAPAGELYFVKEGRIKLVSGNQTVDEVANGFVGEETTAGAEYYLSDAVAASPAVVLSLPRRALESFLDTPGVKSNFMSSLFNHYFREKPDRPAAGPPPNPVETEGAGYIPGWIAAFLAPSLIMFFGAGAGLDLNGRLFLSAFSVAVVMWVFRLTSADFIPCILALLATLFLGLAPPQVALSGFASGSFFMALSVFGLGAVLVSSGISYRVILITLKYIPRSSFWCPFSIFFTGFLLTPLVPSPGGRVSILSPLLLDMAEVLGYKPGSREATNLSAAAHTGVTFFSTTFLSGSPFNFLIFGLLPLQVREQFSWEYWALAAAVTGAVMFGFYILIIALVYRRGSPPNWSRERVKAQLQVLGPLSMREWAAITGIVLFVLGLATSSIHKADTPWVGMAVLFLFLALGLFGGEEFQRDINWPFLIYLGGLISLVNTMSYVGLDRWVGSHLYWMTGYMDSSFPLFVLLLCLGVVLVQLLIPYGTTVAVFATVFIPVAQASGVNPWLTGFIIIFMADGWFFPYQSGTYLFFRELANKRSLFNERSLLAFNALTVAVRLAAVFASLPYWKLLGLV is encoded by the coding sequence ATGGAGTCAGAGATCATGGAAATCACCGGCAGGTTGCAGACCATCCCTCCTTTTTCCACCTGCCCGCCCAGGTTACTGGCCAGGTTGATTCCCAGCGTAACCTTGAAGGAACTTAAAGAGGGGGAATACCTTTTCCGCTCGGGGGCGCCCGCCGGTGAATTGTACTTTGTCAAGGAAGGCCGCATAAAACTGGTCTCCGGCAACCAGACGGTGGACGAAGTTGCCAATGGTTTTGTAGGCGAGGAAACAACCGCCGGCGCCGAATATTACCTTTCCGACGCCGTCGCCGCTTCCCCGGCCGTGGTTTTGTCCCTGCCCCGGAGGGCGCTGGAAAGTTTTTTGGACACTCCCGGGGTGAAATCCAATTTCATGTCATCCCTTTTCAACCATTATTTCCGGGAAAAACCGGACCGTCCTGCCGCCGGTCCGCCTCCCAATCCGGTCGAAACCGAAGGCGCCGGGTACATTCCGGGATGGATTGCCGCCTTTCTGGCGCCTTCCCTGATCATGTTTTTCGGTGCCGGCGCAGGGCTTGACTTAAACGGCCGGCTTTTCCTCAGCGCTTTTTCCGTGGCCGTGGTGATGTGGGTTTTCAGGCTGACTTCAGCGGATTTTATTCCCTGCATTCTGGCCCTTCTGGCAACACTGTTTTTGGGCCTGGCGCCTCCCCAGGTGGCTCTCTCCGGTTTTGCCTCCGGAAGCTTTTTCATGGCTCTGAGTGTATTCGGGCTGGGCGCCGTCCTGGTTTCATCGGGCATTTCTTACCGCGTTATCCTGATAACCTTGAAATACATACCCCGATCCAGCTTTTGGTGCCCTTTTTCCATCTTTTTCACGGGGTTCTTATTGACCCCCCTGGTCCCGAGCCCCGGCGGCCGGGTAAGCATCCTGTCCCCGCTGCTGCTGGACATGGCCGAAGTCCTGGGCTACAAACCGGGAAGCAGGGAGGCAACCAACCTGTCCGCCGCCGCCCACACGGGGGTGACGTTTTTTTCAACCACATTTTTAAGCGGAAGCCCTTTCAACTTTCTAATTTTCGGCCTTCTGCCCCTGCAGGTGCGGGAACAGTTCAGCTGGGAGTACTGGGCCCTGGCGGCGGCGGTTACCGGGGCCGTGATGTTCGGTTTTTACATTTTAATCATTGCGCTGGTTTACCGGCGCGGGTCTCCCCCCAACTGGTCCAGGGAGCGGGTAAAGGCCCAGCTGCAAGTCCTCGGGCCGCTGAGCATGAGAGAATGGGCGGCGATTACCGGTATCGTCCTTTTTGTGCTGGGGCTCGCCACCTCCTCCATCCACAAGGCGGACACCCCCTGGGTCGGAATGGCGGTTTTATTCCTGTTCCTGGCCCTGGGGCTTTTTGGCGGGGAAGAGTTCCAAAGGGACATCAACTGGCCCTTCCTGATCTATCTGGGCGGCCTCATCAGCCTGGTGAACACCATGTCCTATGTGGGACTGGACCGGTGGGTCGGCTCTCACCTGTACTGGATGACCGGCTATATGGACAGCAGTTTTCCCCTGTTTGTACTGTTGCTCTGCCTCGGCGTCGTACTGGTCCAGTTGCTGATCCCTTACGGCACCACCGTGGCCGTTTTTGCCACGGTCTTTATTCCCGTGGCCCAGGCGTCGGGAGTAAACCCCTGGCTGACCGGCTTCATTATTATTTTTATGGCCGACGGCTGGTTTTTCCCTTATCAATCCGGCACCTACCTGTTTTTCAGGGAACTGGCGAATAAGAGATCTCTCTTCAACGAACGCTCCCTGCTGGCGTTTAACGCCCTGACGGTTGCCGTGCGGCTGGCGGCTGTTTTTGCCTCGCTGCCTTACTGGAAGCTGCTGGGGCTGGTTTAA
- a CDS encoding ABC-type uncharacterized transport system, periplasmic component, protein MMKRPGFNQIIIIVFYLTLCIFLVGFNLSKPRVLVIHSYDPDYSWVGDVNKGINEVLGKKPLSVKYFYLDIRRHPDTGYMTNAGIAARNLVNKWKPGVIIAVDDEAQMLVGKYFVNHPSINIVFAGVEGILEEYGYDSAVNVTGIFEKIQLDALRDTMVQILPEGRRRIAHISDASQPALFSGGEINSYTWKPLELKDSTRCRTFDDWKKAVLQAQDNADILLLTDYHSIRRSPTDKSIVPPREIIQWTEQNSRLPGISYREAYVEDGGMMAVCASPLEQGRAAAEMALEIVEKGVKPLDIFFRENRLYIVHIRESGVKSHHITMPGMLEAFARATGHYY, encoded by the coding sequence ATGATGAAAAGGCCAGGCTTCAACCAGATCATAATTATTGTTTTCTATTTAACCCTCTGTATTTTTCTGGTGGGATTCAATTTGTCAAAGCCGCGGGTGCTGGTGATCCACAGCTATGACCCCGATTACTCATGGGTCGGGGATGTGAATAAGGGGATCAACGAGGTTTTGGGCAAAAAGCCCCTCTCGGTTAAATATTTTTACCTTGATATCAGGAGACACCCGGACACCGGTTATATGACCAACGCGGGAATTGCGGCAAGAAACCTCGTCAACAAATGGAAGCCCGGCGTGATCATCGCCGTTGACGACGAAGCGCAGATGCTGGTGGGCAAGTATTTTGTAAACCACCCTTCCATTAATATTGTTTTTGCCGGCGTGGAAGGCATCCTTGAGGAGTACGGGTACGACTCGGCCGTCAATGTAACGGGTATTTTTGAAAAAATACAACTGGACGCCCTGCGGGATACCATGGTTCAGATCCTGCCGGAGGGCCGCAGGCGCATCGCGCATATTTCCGACGCTTCCCAGCCGGCGCTTTTTTCCGGCGGGGAGATTAACTCCTACACCTGGAAACCCCTGGAGTTAAAGGACTCCACCAGGTGCCGGACCTTTGACGACTGGAAAAAAGCCGTCCTCCAGGCGCAGGACAATGCGGACATTCTTTTGTTGACCGACTATCATTCCATCCGGCGCTCCCCCACGGACAAATCCATCGTACCGCCCCGGGAGATTATCCAGTGGACGGAACAAAATTCCAGACTGCCAGGGATCAGCTACCGGGAAGCATACGTGGAGGACGGGGGAATGATGGCGGTTTGCGCCTCCCCCCTGGAGCAGGGCCGGGCGGCGGCGGAAATGGCCCTGGAAATCGTTGAAAAGGGAGTAAAGCCGCTGGATATCTTTTTCCGGGAAAACCGGTTGTACATCGTGCACATCCGGGAGTCCGGGGTCAAATCCCATCACATCACCATGCCTGGGATGTTAGAAGCCTTCGCCAGGGCCACCGGTCATTATTATTAA